A genome region from Prochlorococcus marinus CUG1417 includes the following:
- a CDS encoding ABC transporter ATP-binding protein — MKRSYKLLKSILNLFRALDRKRKYQFFGIIFINILNGLFEFITIGSALLFIESLTNPNKISSSFSLLIITFNIENDKDLVTLSTLIFLIIIFLTTIIRIVNLWLNTKFRISFINFISNNVYRKIINQDYYYFINNNSSDLLTDLTSNIDKTNFFFENLLTCTTSIILSLSIILSLIKLNFYITFSSVIFFLSIYTLLGIFINKRVEKISKYELKSNYNLIKNIQDSLNAIKEIIISNNHEFYVKNFKINNLNLRTYQGVIAFITTFPRYLFEGIGLLFLGICGFTIFSKFDNSANIIALLGAFALGAQKLLPSMQSSYKSWSLLYFYNKPLDRILNLINLNSNETNSVKDRLSFKNEIKITNLNFSYTSNSGEISKDINLTIKKGENIGIFGKTGSGKTTLINIMMGLLTPKSGFIIVDNTDLFNKDKTFILKKWKNNIALVPQDVFLYDATILENIAFCIPKEKIDYKRVRNAAKIACAHEFINKTIDGYNTFVGDNGIKLSGGQKQRIGLARAIYTNSDLLILDESTSALDFKTEKSVIESIFNPTTNKKLTTITIAHRLSTLRFCDKIIELNNGMIRNIYNNKEFVEKFQNLF, encoded by the coding sequence ATGAAAAGAAGCTATAAATTACTAAAATCCATTTTAAACTTATTTAGAGCACTAGATAGAAAAAGAAAATATCAATTTTTTGGAATAATATTCATCAATATACTTAATGGGCTTTTTGAGTTTATAACAATTGGCTCAGCTCTTTTATTTATAGAGTCTTTAACAAATCCAAATAAAATTTCTTCTTCTTTTTCATTGTTGATCATAACATTTAATATTGAAAATGATAAAGATTTAGTTACTTTATCTACCTTAATTTTTTTAATAATTATATTTTTAACTACTATAATTAGAATTGTTAATTTATGGTTAAATACAAAATTCAGAATTTCCTTTATAAATTTTATTTCGAATAATGTTTATCGTAAGATAATTAATCAAGATTATTATTATTTTATTAATAATAATAGTAGTGATCTATTAACAGATTTAACTTCTAATATAGATAAAACAAATTTCTTCTTTGAAAACTTATTAACATGTACTACCTCCATAATATTATCACTAAGTATTATTTTATCTCTTATCAAATTAAACTTTTATATAACATTTTCTTCAGTTATATTCTTCTTATCAATATATACTCTTTTAGGAATCTTTATAAATAAAAGAGTAGAAAAAATTAGCAAATATGAATTAAAATCCAATTATAATCTAATCAAAAATATACAAGACAGTTTAAATGCTATAAAAGAAATTATTATTTCAAATAATCATGAATTTTATGTAAAGAACTTTAAAATAAACAACCTTAATTTACGTACTTATCAAGGTGTGATCGCATTCATAACTACGTTTCCACGATATTTATTCGAAGGTATTGGTCTTTTGTTCTTAGGGATTTGTGGTTTCACAATTTTCTCAAAATTTGATAATTCAGCCAATATTATTGCTTTATTAGGAGCTTTTGCTCTTGGGGCACAGAAACTTCTACCTTCCATGCAAAGTTCTTATAAATCTTGGTCATTACTATATTTCTATAACAAGCCATTAGACAGGATACTAAATCTAATTAATTTAAATAGTAATGAGACTAATTCAGTAAAAGATAGGCTTTCATTTAAAAATGAGATAAAAATAACAAATCTAAACTTTTCTTATACAAGTAATAGTGGGGAAATATCCAAAGATATTAATCTAACAATCAAGAAAGGAGAAAATATAGGCATATTTGGGAAGACTGGGAGCGGTAAAACGACGCTTATAAACATTATGATGGGTCTCCTAACCCCCAAAAGTGGTTTTATAATCGTTGATAACACTGATCTTTTTAATAAAGATAAAACATTCATTTTAAAAAAATGGAAAAATAATATAGCTCTTGTCCCACAAGATGTATTTTTGTATGATGCCACGATATTAGAAAATATAGCTTTTTGCATTCCTAAAGAAAAAATAGATTATAAAAGAGTTCGTAATGCAGCAAAGATTGCTTGTGCGCACGAATTTATAAATAAAACGATAGATGGTTATAACACTTTTGTAGGCGATAACGGTATTAAATTAAGCGGTGGTCAAAAACAAAGAATTGGTCTTGCTAGAGCAATTTATACTAATTCAGATTTGCTTATTCTTGATGAATCAACAAGTGCTTTAGATTTTAAAACTGAAAAATCCGTAATTGAGTCAATATTCAATCCAACAACAAATAAAAAACTTACCACTATTACTATTGCTCATAGATTATCTACTTTAAGATTTTGCGACAAAATTATTGAATTAAATAATGGAATGATTAGAAACATTTATAACAATAAAGAGTTTGTAGAGAAATTTCAAAATTTATTTTAA
- a CDS encoding glycosyltransferase family 32 protein gives MENNLFNTEFARNSKFDPNFVGNISKKNDWKFLADQFKYFLDDKKSTKPLIPKLIHQIWLGDKKLPKNCIPWMKSWKNFNPDWEYKLWNEDNIKTLNIKNFDVYSKKINPGYRSDILRYIILKKFGGLYADTDFECLKPLPLDILKYKFIAGIMFGNNPIIGNSILLSTPNFILLDKILTHIKSTEYKNDIDHIIKNSGPENVTKEFFSLEKKIKNQILILPSNYFYPYPNFRINNHINKYLEIEDISIGIHHWNMTWMKGSLINRIKNKLKLYFKFNKNQK, from the coding sequence ATGGAAAATAATTTATTTAACACTGAATTTGCGAGAAATTCAAAATTCGATCCTAATTTCGTAGGAAATATATCTAAAAAAAATGATTGGAAGTTTCTTGCAGATCAATTTAAATATTTTTTAGATGATAAGAAGTCTACAAAGCCTTTAATACCAAAACTAATTCATCAAATATGGTTAGGTGATAAGAAATTACCAAAGAACTGTATTCCTTGGATGAAATCTTGGAAAAACTTTAATCCGGACTGGGAATATAAATTATGGAACGAAGATAATATCAAAACACTAAATATAAAAAATTTTGATGTTTATTCTAAAAAAATCAATCCTGGTTATAGAAGTGATATCTTGAGGTACATTATTTTGAAGAAATTTGGCGGTCTTTATGCTGATACAGACTTTGAATGCCTTAAACCTTTACCCTTGGATATTCTCAAATATAAATTCATCGCTGGGATAATGTTTGGTAATAATCCTATTATTGGAAATTCAATATTACTAAGCACGCCAAATTTTATACTTTTAGATAAAATTCTCACTCATATAAAATCAACAGAATATAAAAATGATATCGATCATATAATTAAAAATTCAGGGCCTGAAAACGTTACTAAAGAATTTTTTTCATTGGAAAAAAAAATTAAAAATCAAATTCTTATTCTTCCATCTAATTATTTCTATCCATATCCAAACTTTAGGATAAATAATCATATTAATAAGTATTTGGAAATTGAAGATATAAGCATTGGCATTCATCATTGGAATATGACTTGGATGAAAGGTAGTTTAATAAATAGAATAAAAAATAAATTGAAACTTTATTTTAAATTTAATAAAAATCAAAAATGA
- a CDS encoding glycosyltransferase — protein sequence MNYSFFGTCYSDHQEFFDCLQTILDQTISPKEIILVNSGEINIEKKILDKIGNKEIKLVYISTKVSRVKALNLAVDKSSSKYSFRFDTRSRFTKDYAENALLALQNKSLDAAVVGGVPKVISSSSEFIPKLCAEIMGRPYLYFFPKHRNINYSGYSASIYLGCFVTSILKNIRFNEKEDILSEDSLIINDFLERGFKAYISSRIKVRYICRSSFFNVLKLFNTYGFCRANTIFVSKKLFISKRHFYVFISLILIVIIFSKFALKGLFFLPVILLIFNLFNEIILSEKVKNLLIPIYGTLCQFSWILGFSWRLLTIFKTSISKSNFIS from the coding sequence ATGAATTATTCTTTTTTTGGGACATGTTACTCCGATCATCAAGAGTTCTTTGATTGTTTACAAACTATTTTAGATCAGACAATTAGTCCTAAAGAAATAATTTTAGTAAACTCTGGAGAAATTAATATTGAGAAGAAGATATTAGATAAGATTGGTAATAAGGAGATAAAATTAGTTTATATTTCCACGAAAGTGTCTAGAGTTAAGGCACTAAATTTAGCTGTCGATAAATCATCTTCCAAATATTCATTTAGGTTCGATACTAGATCAAGATTCACAAAGGATTATGCTGAGAATGCATTATTAGCTTTACAAAATAAAAGTTTGGATGCCGCAGTTGTCGGTGGAGTGCCTAAGGTGATTAGTAGTTCGAGTGAATTTATTCCCAAACTTTGCGCAGAAATAATGGGTCGTCCCTATCTCTATTTTTTCCCTAAGCATAGAAATATAAACTATAGTGGTTATTCAGCTTCTATTTATTTAGGATGTTTTGTAACTTCAATTTTAAAAAATATTAGATTTAATGAGAAAGAAGATATCCTCTCTGAGGATTCATTGATAATTAATGATTTTTTGGAAAGAGGATTTAAAGCTTATATTTCATCAAGAATTAAAGTTCGGTATATTTGCAGATCTTCTTTTTTTAATGTTTTAAAGTTATTTAATACATATGGATTTTGTAGAGCTAACACAATTTTTGTTTCAAAGAAATTATTTATTTCTAAAAGACATTTTTATGTTTTTATTTCCTTAATTTTGATTGTAATAATTTTTTCGAAATTTGCATTAAAAGGTTTATTTTTTTTACCAGTTATACTTTTAATATTTAATCTCTTTAATGAGATAATTTTGTCTGAAAAAGTAAAGAATTTACTCATACCCATTTATGGCACTTTATGTCAATTTTCATGGATTTTAGGATTTTCTTGGCGTTTACTAACTATTTTTAAAACATCCATTTCAAAATCTAATTTTATATCTTGA
- the galE gene encoding UDP-glucose 4-epimerase GalE encodes MKTILATGGTGYIGSHTCLELLKKGYKVIILDSLVNSSEKVISKINFLLNDKNIRNNLTFIKGDINDEKLLDHIFKLAKEKCEPISCVMHFAGLKSVAESLSSPLQYWHNNVGGSIILFKLMEKYKCRTVIFSSSATIYQISGDKLINESSPINPINPYGQTKLAIERLLKDLYDKGNNWRIANLRYFNPIGAHQSGLIGENPKGIKNNIFPILNGVAIGEIEKLRIYGKNWPTYDGTGIRDFIHVMDLAEGHIKALEYLENNEPQILNLNIGTGKGTSVLGLIRIFENVNKVKINYEFTNRRKGDYGIVIADNSLAKSLLKWTPKRSLEDMCVDGWRWQNNNLNNP; translated from the coding sequence ATGAAAACTATTCTTGCTACAGGTGGCACTGGATATATAGGAAGTCATACTTGTCTTGAACTTTTAAAGAAAGGATATAAAGTCATAATATTGGACTCTTTAGTAAATAGTTCAGAAAAAGTTATTAGTAAGATAAATTTTTTATTAAATGATAAAAACATAAGAAATAATTTGACCTTTATAAAAGGAGATATAAATGACGAAAAATTACTGGACCATATTTTTAAGCTTGCTAAAGAGAAATGTGAACCTATTTCTTGTGTAATGCATTTTGCAGGATTGAAATCAGTTGCTGAATCTCTTTCAAGTCCTTTGCAATATTGGCATAACAATGTAGGAGGTTCAATAATTTTATTTAAATTAATGGAGAAATATAAATGTAGAACAGTTATTTTTAGTAGTAGTGCAACAATTTATCAAATTAGTGGAGATAAATTAATAAATGAAAGTAGCCCAATAAATCCGATAAATCCTTATGGTCAAACTAAACTTGCTATTGAAAGATTATTAAAAGATCTTTATGACAAAGGTAATAATTGGAGGATTGCAAATTTAAGATATTTTAATCCAATTGGAGCTCACCAATCTGGTTTAATTGGTGAAAATCCAAAAGGCATTAAAAATAATATTTTCCCAATCCTTAATGGAGTGGCAATTGGCGAAATAGAAAAGCTGAGAATCTATGGCAAAAATTGGCCTACCTATGATGGTACTGGTATAAGAGATTTTATACATGTGATGGATTTAGCTGAAGGTCACATCAAAGCTCTTGAATATTTAGAAAATAATGAACCACAAATTTTGAATCTCAATATCGGTACTGGTAAGGGAACAAGTGTGTTAGGTTTGATAAGGATTTTTGAGAATGTTAATAAAGTAAAAATTAATTATGAATTCACTAATAGAAGAAAAGGAGATTACGGTATTGTTATAGCTGATAATTCTTTAGCCAAAAGTTTATTAAAATGGACACCTAAAAGAAGTCTTGAAGATATGTGCGTAGATGGTTGGAGATGGCAAAATAATAATCTAAACAATCCATAA
- a CDS encoding mannose-1-phosphate guanylyltransferase/mannose-6-phosphate isomerase, giving the protein MKKPKIIPIILCGGKGSRLWPLSRQSYPKQFLSLYGEDKKSLLQKTQTRISGISNITSPIIICSEEHRFLVAEQMRIIGVNPKAIILEPEGRNTAPAITIGALEAVEEDSDSILLILSADHKIDNNKEFTRVIHKGYEYANQGRLVTFGVIPTYPETGYGYIESESTLNIEDLKGSKIKKFIEKPNQNLAEKFLRDGNFTWNSGIFMFKTKVFLEELKTYSPKTYYCSRGAMESKIKDLDFTRINENKFKDSPNISVDVAVMENTNLGTVLPLDAGWSDVGSWKSLWESQEKDKSGNYISGKVIDKNSKNCYIRSESRLIVTLGLNNLTIIETSDAILISDKTKTDSIKSIVDQLQKSGLEEGSIHKKIFRPWGNYNSIAQGENWQVKKLEVKAGASLSLQLHKKRSEHWIVVKGTADVQIGDKNFLLNENQSTFIPLGTKHRLSNPGKKNLTLIEVQSGDYLGEDDIIRFEDQYGRKPHS; this is encoded by the coding sequence ATGAAAAAACCTAAAATTATTCCAATAATACTTTGTGGAGGCAAAGGTTCTAGATTATGGCCGTTATCAAGACAAAGCTACCCTAAACAATTTCTTTCTTTGTATGGTGAAGATAAAAAGTCATTACTACAAAAAACACAAACTAGAATTTCTGGGATAAGCAACATAACTAGTCCCATAATAATTTGCAGTGAAGAGCATAGATTTTTAGTGGCTGAACAGATGAGAATAATAGGAGTTAATCCAAAAGCAATTATTCTTGAACCTGAAGGTAGGAATACTGCTCCTGCTATTACAATTGGAGCCCTAGAAGCAGTTGAAGAGGATAGCGACTCAATATTATTAATATTATCTGCTGATCATAAAATAGATAACAATAAAGAGTTTACCAGAGTGATCCACAAAGGATATGAATACGCCAATCAGGGTAGATTAGTTACTTTTGGAGTGATTCCAACCTATCCAGAGACCGGATACGGATATATTGAAAGTGAATCAACCCTAAATATTGAAGATCTAAAAGGTTCTAAAATAAAAAAATTCATCGAAAAACCAAATCAAAATCTTGCTGAGAAATTCCTAAGAGATGGTAATTTCACGTGGAATAGCGGCATTTTTATGTTTAAAACCAAAGTTTTTTTAGAAGAATTAAAAACCTATTCACCCAAAACATACTATTGCTCTAGAGGAGCAATGGAATCAAAAATAAAAGATCTTGATTTCACAAGAATTAATGAAAATAAATTCAAAGATTCTCCCAATATTTCAGTTGATGTGGCAGTTATGGAAAATACCAATCTTGGAACAGTATTACCTTTAGATGCCGGATGGAGTGATGTTGGAAGTTGGAAATCCCTGTGGGAGAGTCAAGAAAAAGATAAATCAGGAAACTACATCTCAGGAAAGGTTATAGATAAAAACTCTAAAAATTGTTACATAAGAAGTGAAAGTAGATTAATTGTAACTCTTGGATTAAATAACTTAACAATTATCGAAACTTCAGATGCTATCTTAATCTCCGATAAAACTAAAACTGACTCTATCAAATCTATAGTTGATCAATTACAAAAATCTGGTTTGGAGGAGGGCTCTATTCACAAAAAAATTTTTAGACCTTGGGGTAATTATAATTCAATTGCACAAGGGGAAAACTGGCAAGTGAAAAAGCTTGAAGTAAAAGCCGGGGCAAGTTTATCCCTTCAATTGCACAAAAAAAGATCTGAGCATTGGATTGTAGTAAAAGGTACTGCTGATGTGCAAATTGGAGATAAGAATTTTTTATTAAATGAGAATCAAAGTACATTTATCCCACTTGGCACTAAGCATAGATTATCAAATCCAGGCAAGAAAAACTTGACTTTGATTGAGGTTCAGAGTGGGGATTATTTGGGAGAAGATGATATTATTAGATTTGAGGATCAATATGGGAGAAAACCTCATAGTTGA
- the rfbF gene encoding glucose-1-phosphate cytidylyltransferase encodes MKAVILAGGLGTRLSEETHLRPKPMVEIGSKPILWHIMKIFSSYGIKDFIICCGYKGYIIKEYFFNYSLHLSDLEIDLDSNKINILNKKGEDWKVTVLDTGETTQTGGRLKRAYEFLKNEESFCFTYGDGLADINIADLISYHNSHKKLATITAVLPPGRYGALNCENNLVKSFQEKPRGDGGRINGGFFVLSPKCIPLIKDDNTAWEEYPLKKLAESRELMAYTHDKFWQPMDTLREKNLLEKLWQENKAPWKTWS; translated from the coding sequence ATGAAAGCGGTTATATTGGCAGGAGGTTTAGGCACTCGTTTATCTGAAGAAACTCACCTGAGGCCTAAGCCAATGGTAGAGATAGGTTCTAAACCTATTCTATGGCACATAATGAAAATCTTTAGCTCTTATGGAATTAAAGACTTTATAATATGTTGCGGATACAAAGGATACATAATCAAAGAATATTTTTTTAATTACTCTCTACATCTTTCAGATTTAGAAATAGATTTAGATTCTAATAAAATAAATATCCTTAACAAGAAAGGTGAAGATTGGAAAGTAACTGTTCTAGATACTGGTGAAACAACTCAAACTGGAGGGAGATTAAAAAGAGCGTATGAATTTCTCAAAAATGAAGAAAGTTTTTGTTTTACTTATGGCGATGGATTGGCAGATATAAATATAGCGGATCTAATTTCTTATCATAATAGTCATAAAAAGCTTGCTACCATTACTGCTGTCCTCCCTCCTGGCAGATATGGAGCACTTAATTGCGAAAATAATTTGGTAAAGAGCTTTCAAGAAAAACCTAGAGGAGATGGAGGTAGAATAAATGGAGGATTTTTTGTACTATCTCCTAAATGTATTCCTCTCATAAAAGATGATAATACTGCTTGGGAAGAGTATCCCCTCAAAAAACTAGCTGAAAGTAGAGAGTTAATGGCCTATACACATGATAAATTTTGGCAGCCAATGGATACTTTAAGAGAAAAAAATCTGTTGGAAAAGTTATGGCAGGAAAATAAAGCCCCATGGAAAACTTGGAGCTGA
- a CDS encoding SIS domain-containing protein: protein MENKENKFVFKDYAKGLIGALDLVKQDQLDAFFQVFDSYFGSNSNIYLLGNGGSQANAHHISGDFMKTFSIAGLKLKISCLADNVCHLTAASNDLSYDEAYSMLIDTIIDRDDFLIYLSGSGNSINLVKCARKAKQRNIKQAALTGFNGGALNKIVDYPIHIKFDDMEICEDLQLSIFHYIKQRLISKYSDCFANFDLPKYQKRTLEDLIS, encoded by the coding sequence GTGGAAAATAAAGAAAATAAATTTGTTTTTAAAGATTATGCTAAGGGTTTAATAGGTGCATTGGATTTAGTAAAGCAAGATCAGCTTGATGCCTTTTTTCAGGTTTTTGATTCTTACTTTGGAAGTAACTCAAATATATACCTTTTAGGAAATGGTGGCAGTCAAGCAAATGCTCATCATATATCTGGAGATTTCATGAAAACATTTTCCATTGCAGGACTTAAATTAAAAATCTCATGTTTGGCGGATAATGTTTGCCATTTAACTGCTGCATCTAATGACCTCTCTTATGATGAGGCTTATTCAATGTTAATAGATACCATCATAGATAGAGATGATTTTTTGATTTATTTGTCTGGGAGTGGCAATTCTATAAATTTAGTCAAGTGTGCTAGAAAGGCTAAGCAAAGAAATATCAAACAAGCAGCTTTAACTGGTTTTAATGGGGGTGCTCTTAATAAGATTGTTGATTATCCAATTCATATTAAATTTGATGATATGGAAATTTGCGAAGATTTACAATTGTCAATCTTTCACTATATCAAACAAAGATTGATATCAAAGTATTCTGATTGTTTTGCGAATTTTGATTTACCAAAATACCAAAAAAGAACACTTGAGGATCTTATTTCATGA
- a CDS encoding class I SAM-dependent methyltransferase — MNCPNCNGTNLVCKKRVEVTKDYIKSDLMHCNDCDILFLCNPTWLINAYEESFSCDTGHVIRNNSLASKTILYFRIWQIINRTADFEKCLDLGTGIGIFPRLMRDKGYLFYGFDEFSSMSLIKPFIASDEMMSKIKIKTSFEVIEHIPSLPSFLREKVGDVNLFLFSTELRDVGKIPNLNWDYYNFEVGQHISFHSIKSLKIAFKKEGYDPDRIFSFGKSLHVLANTRKWIIAFRLARIIWKINLLFEKLQKILLNLIFKEKSLTQSDFSYSKKLIKNIR, encoded by the coding sequence TTGAATTGTCCAAATTGTAATGGAACTAATTTGGTTTGTAAAAAGAGAGTAGAGGTTACTAAAGATTATATTAAATCAGACTTAATGCACTGCAACGATTGTGATATCCTTTTTCTTTGTAATCCTACCTGGCTTATTAATGCTTATGAAGAATCCTTTTCATGTGATACGGGTCACGTTATTCGAAACAATTCTTTGGCATCGAAGACGATCTTATATTTTAGAATTTGGCAAATAATTAATAGAACGGCTGATTTTGAGAAATGTTTGGATTTAGGAACTGGAATTGGTATTTTCCCAAGATTAATGAGAGACAAAGGATACTTATTTTACGGATTTGATGAATTTTCATCGATGTCATTAATAAAACCTTTTATAGCTTCTGACGAAATGATGTCAAAAATTAAAATAAAGACTTCTTTTGAAGTTATTGAGCATATTCCCTCTCTACCATCATTCTTAAGAGAAAAAGTAGGAGATGTCAATTTGTTTTTATTTTCGACAGAACTTAGAGATGTTGGCAAGATACCAAATTTAAATTGGGATTATTATAACTTTGAAGTTGGACAACATATATCATTTCACAGCATTAAAAGTCTTAAGATTGCTTTCAAAAAAGAAGGTTACGATCCTGATAGAATCTTTAGTTTTGGAAAATCTCTACATGTTCTTGCGAATACAAGAAAATGGATTATAGCTTTCCGGCTTGCAAGAATAATTTGGAAAATTAATTTACTATTTGAAAAACTTCAAAAAATTCTGCTAAATTTAATTTTCAAAGAAAAATCTCTTACACAAAGTGATTTTAGTTATAGTAAAAAACTAATTAAAAATATAAGGTAG
- a CDS encoding NAD-dependent epimerase/dehydratase family protein yields the protein MNSEVIITGGAGFIGANLVKALLIKGFKIHVFDNLSTGDIKNLPLDKIEFYNIDLKNPWDTWPSIKASHIYHLAANADVRGGFKDHYIDLNENLLVTKNVCDYSIKNDIRNFVFSSSATVYGEPDIFPTPESHISNQTSLYGASKISCEAFIQAYSNYGYFKSTIFRFVSWTGYGYSHGVIYDFVKKLLNNSSKLEILGDGKQVKSYLDVKDGLDGVINISNYNNEVSSVFNLGHYETMNVKDLADIVCDEMDLNKVKYEFAGGERGWLGDSPLVHLDTKKATSYGWEPKTTIESSIRNTVRYLLSSDSKRFR from the coding sequence TTGAATTCTGAAGTAATTATTACTGGGGGAGCAGGTTTTATTGGAGCTAATCTAGTAAAAGCTCTTTTAATTAAGGGATTTAAAATACACGTATTTGATAATTTATCAACAGGCGATATAAAAAATCTTCCCTTAGATAAGATTGAATTTTATAATATTGATTTGAAAAATCCTTGGGACACTTGGCCAAGTATTAAAGCTTCTCATATTTATCATCTAGCAGCTAATGCAGATGTAAGAGGTGGATTTAAAGACCACTATATTGATCTAAATGAGAACTTGCTTGTTACAAAAAATGTTTGTGATTATTCAATTAAAAATGATATTCGCAACTTTGTTTTCTCTAGTAGCGCAACAGTCTATGGTGAACCAGATATTTTTCCTACTCCTGAAAGCCATATATCTAATCAAACATCTTTATATGGAGCTAGCAAGATTTCTTGTGAAGCATTTATTCAAGCTTATTCTAATTATGGATATTTCAAGTCTACAATTTTTAGATTTGTTTCATGGACTGGCTATGGGTACTCGCATGGAGTAATTTATGATTTTGTAAAAAAATTACTAAATAATTCTTCAAAATTAGAAATACTTGGAGATGGTAAACAAGTTAAATCTTATCTAGATGTGAAAGACGGTCTTGATGGAGTAATTAATATTTCAAATTATAATAATGAAGTTTCTTCAGTTTTTAATTTAGGTCATTACGAGACTATGAATGTAAAGGATTTAGCAGATATAGTTTGCGATGAAATGGACTTAAATAAAGTAAAGTATGAATTTGCCGGAGGTGAGAGAGGTTGGCTTGGAGATTCACCGCTCGTGCATTTAGATACTAAAAAAGCAACTTCCTATGGATGGGAACCCAAAACTACTATAGAAAGCAGTATAAGAAATACGGTAAGATATTTATTATCATCAGATTCAAAAAGATTTAGGTAA
- a CDS encoding HAD-IIIA family hydrolase, whose protein sequence is MKPDKYDVVLACGGLGTRLQEITKDIPKPLFLVNGKSTLERCIEQLENYQFKRVILTIGYKSKNFLEFVEYLNKKYQIYIEVFLEKKPMGECGALWNLKEKLCDDFIFINGDLIFSIDFKKLKYFHKRLSSNLTLVTHTSDHPEDSDLVSVPNGSLVEAIFSKEKNKEIDKDAYLGNSGIFILNKVLLEKISAPKENDSKSIFHFIVKNAFNLNINIYSYNTTEYIKDMGTPKRLKVVENDLLRDKVNKKNYTNSQKTLFLDRDNTLIKCDIGKYILKEKDIDFDIHNIEKILPISFNYDFVCLLTNQPSISMGRLNLKDLDRINTFVVKFCLSKGLKIDVVTFCPHHPHKGYQGEISILKKDCFCRKPNPGLFLEQAFFRNIDLKKSLMIGDSDNDYLAAMNAGCNFLNVNDL, encoded by the coding sequence ATGAAGCCAGATAAATATGATGTTGTTTTGGCTTGTGGAGGCTTAGGAACACGACTACAAGAAATAACAAAAGATATCCCTAAACCACTATTTTTAGTAAATGGGAAAAGTACCCTTGAAAGATGCATAGAACAATTAGAAAATTATCAATTTAAAAGAGTTATTCTTACTATTGGATATAAGAGTAAAAATTTTTTGGAATTTGTAGAGTATTTAAATAAAAAATATCAGATTTATATAGAAGTATTTTTAGAAAAAAAGCCCATGGGTGAATGTGGAGCTCTTTGGAATTTGAAGGAGAAATTATGTGATGATTTTATTTTTATTAATGGAGATCTTATTTTTTCAATTGATTTTAAGAAATTAAAATATTTCCATAAGCGATTATCTTCAAATTTAACTTTAGTTACTCATACCAGTGATCATCCTGAGGATTCAGACTTAGTTTCGGTTCCAAATGGTTCTTTAGTAGAGGCTATATTTTCAAAAGAAAAAAATAAAGAAATTGATAAAGATGCATATCTTGGTAATTCAGGTATTTTTATTTTGAATAAAGTTTTATTAGAAAAAATAAGCGCTCCAAAAGAAAATGATTCAAAATCAATTTTTCATTTTATCGTTAAAAATGCTTTTAACTTGAATATAAATATTTACTCCTATAACACTACTGAGTACATAAAAGATATGGGGACTCCTAAAAGATTAAAAGTTGTTGAAAATGATTTGTTAAGAGATAAGGTAAACAAAAAAAATTACACTAATTCACAAAAAACTTTATTCTTAGATAGAGATAACACTCTTATAAAATGTGATATTGGTAAATACATACTTAAAGAAAAGGATATTGATTTTGATATTCATAATATTGAAAAAATTTTACCAATATCTTTTAATTATGATTTTGTTTGCTTATTAACTAATCAACCATCTATATCGATGGGCAGATTAAATTTAAAAGATTTAGACAGAATTAATACTTTTGTGGTTAAATTTTGCCTTTCAAAGGGTTTGAAAATTGATGTCGTAACATTTTGTCCACATCATCCTCATAAAGGTTACCAAGGTGAAATCTCGATACTAAAAAAAGATTGTTTTTGCAGAAAACCTAATCCCGGACTTTTTTTAGAACAGGCTTTTTTTAGAAATATTGATCTTAAAAAATCATTAATGATTGGCGATTCTGATAATGACTACTTGGCCGCGATGAATGCAGGCTGCAATTTTTTGAACGTTAATGATTTATGA